Genomic segment of Streptomyces longhuiensis:
TGTTGCCCGGCTCTGTCACATTCGGCGCCGGCGTGGCACCATCCCCAGGGCATCCGTAAGTTACTGACGGTAAATCAGTTTTGGTGGGTCTTCACGGCTTGGGGGCGGAGCGCGATGAGCAGGCGGAGCACGACAGTCATGGCGGCCGTGGCGCTGGTCAGCGCGTTGACCGTACTGACGGCGCCCGGCGCCGCGTACGCGAGTCCCGCGCGACCCGCGCCGCCGTCAACGTCCGACAAGAGCAGGGACCTTGAGCAGGTCCGCGCCGAACTGGACGGGCTCTACCACGACGCGGCCGTCGCCACGGAGGCGTACAACGCGGCCGAGGAGAAGGCCGAGAAGCAGTCGGGACAGATCGTCCAGCTGGCCAAGGACATCGTCGCCGGCCAGAAGAAGCTGGACCGGCTGAAGTCCCGCGCGGGCGCCGCGGCCCGTCAGCAGTACCGCGACGGCGGGATGCCGCCGGAGGCGCAGCTGATGCTCTCGGACGACCCGTCGCGGTTCCTGGACGGCGCGGACCGGATGCGGCAGGGGCAGCACGCCACCAAGGGGCTCCTGGGCGAGATGGCCCGCACGCAGGAGGACCTGCAGACGTACGCCCAGGACGCCACGCGGAACTGGAAGAAGCTCGAGGCCGGCCGCAAGGAGAAGGCCCGGGCGCAGAAGAAGATCAAGAGCAAGATCGCGGCCGCCGAGAAGCTCGAGTCGCAGCTCGAGAAGGAGGAGCGGGAGCGGCTGAAGAAGCTGGAGCAGCAGGCCGAGTACAAGCGACAGACGGCCTGGCTCAGCTCGGGGGTACTGAAGGACATCAAGGGCAGCGCGTCGGCGCGGGGCAAGAAGGCGGTCGCGTTCGCCACGGGCCAGCTGGGCAAGCCGTACGTGTGGGGCGCCGAGGGTCCCGGCTCCTACGACTGCTCGGGGCTGACCTCGCAGGCGTGGTCGGCGGCCGGACGGCCGATCCCGCGGACCTCGCAGGAGCAGTGGAAGCAGCTCAAGCACATCGCCGTCAAGGACATGCGCCCGGGCGACCTGATCATCTACCACGACGACGCCAGCCACGTCGGTATGTACATAGGGGACGGCGCCATCGTGCACGCGCCGCGCCCCGGGCGGAACGTCACGATCGCGGGCGCGGGCTCCATGGCGATCCTCGGGGTCGTCCGCCCCGACGCGTAAAGGACTGCGGGGGGGCGTCGTCGTGAGCTGGGCCACGTGACCCACCGCACTCCCCCGCCTCCGGTTGCGGTGAACCGACGTGACCTTCGTCATCCCCGAAACCGCCGACGGGCCCTCTGGCGTGCCCAATTCCGTTAGTTGATGCGGCATATGACAGTGGCGGTTTGCCTCTCACCATTCCGTTGCGACGCCGCCTACCGCTAAGGTCCACCGTCGGTGGTGCGACGATCCTTCGCTCCACCACGCCCTCGGGGGGAGGGAAGGAACCGATCGATGCCCGTACCCGTACCGCGGCAGAGAGCTATCCCGGCCGTGGAAGGTGGTCAGGCTCCGGCAGTGCCGACGCCGTCCGTCACGCTGCCCCGGCAGCCCACGGCCTCCGGCGCCCAGAGCGGCGGAGGTGGCCCTCTGACGCTCCTCGTCATCGAGGACGACCCCACCGCCTCCCTCGGCGTGCCCGAACTGACCGACTCGGCGGGCAAGCCGATCCGCGTCCGTACCGCCCGCAACCTCACCGAGGCCGAGCGGCTCCTCACCGATGACGTCCACTGCATCCTGCTCGACCTCGCCCTGCCCGCGCCCGGCGCGGCCACGGACGCCGACGAGCTGGAGACGCTCCGGCACGTCCTGCGCCTCGCGCCGCGCCACGCCGTCCTCGCCCTCACCGCGTCCGGCGACGCGGAGCGCGGCGCCGAGGCCGTACGCGTCGGCGCCCAGGACTATCTGTTCCGCGACGAGCTGGACGGCCGTCTGCTGGGCCGTGCGGTGCGCTACGCCGTCGAGCGCAGGCGCGCCGACGTGGCCCAGCGCAAGCTCGCCGAGTCCCGGCTGCGCGCCCAGGAGAACGCCCGCCTGGAGCGCGGCCTCCTCCCGACGCCGCTGCTGGACGGCTCCCCGCTGCGTTTCGCGGCCCGCTACCGCCCGGGCCGCTCCCGCGCGCTGCTCGGCGGCGACTTCTACGACGCCGTCCGCACGCCCGACGGCACGGTGCACGCCATGATCGGCGACGTCTGCGGTCACGGCCCCGACGAGGCGGCGCTCGGTGTCGAACTGCGCATCGCCTGGAGGGCGTTGACGTTCGCCGGCCTGTGCGGCGACGAGCTGCTCTCCACGCTCCAGCAGGTCCTCGAGCACGAGCGGGCGGACGACGAGATCTTCGCGACGCTGTGCACGGTCGACATCTCCCCCGACGGCCGCCGCGCGGGCCTGTGCCTGGCGGGCCACCCGTCGCCGCTGATAGCGCGCCCGGGACGGCGCGCCGAGCTGCTCCCGTACGAGGACAACGGCCCGGCGCTCGGTCTGCTGCCGCGCGCCCGCTGGCCGCGCCGTCAGGTCGAGCTCGGCCCGACGTGGAGCCTGATGCTCTACACGGACGGCCTGATCGAGGGACGGGTCGGCGAGGGCAAGCAGCGCCTGGGCCAGGAGGGCATGGTGAAGATGGTGCGCCGCAAGCTCGTGGAGGGGCTGCGCGGCGAGGAACTCATCGACGCGACGGTGAACGAGGCCCGCGACCTCAACGGCGGCGACCTCACGGACGACGTGGCCGTCGTCCTCCTGGACCGGGGGAACTAGCCCCTGATCCGGGGGGGGGCGACCGAGCCCCCGGGGAGCCGGAGGGCTCAGCGCCCGCCGTTGTACGGCCCGTACGGACCGTCACTGCTGGAGCCGCCGCCACGGCGACCCCGGCCGCCGCCCGACACCTGCTGGAGCGCGGGCCGCACGTCCACGAAGAAGACGATCGTCGCGACGAGCCCCGCGAGCTGGAGGAACAGCATCGGGACGAGCAGATTCACCGCCACCGCGATGCCGAGGATGATCAGCCAGAACATCTTGTTCTGCTTGTCCGCCGCGCGGAACGCGTCCTCGCGCGAGAACGCGGCCATCACGAGAGCAACCACCGCGAGCACGAGCATGGCGGTGTAGAGCAGCCACATCAAGCCGCCGAAAGCCGACATCAGCACAACGCCCACCACCCGAGTCAGATCAGTCCTACGCGGTCACCGTACCCGGTGAACGGGCCGGACACTCGGTAAGTGCCCGGCCCGCCCTTCGGTACGCTCCGTACCGCTTTGTTCACCCCGCCGTGCCGCTACTTGCCGGAGGGCGCGGTCTTCTTCGCGGTCGTCGTCTTCTTGGCCGGGGCCTTCTTCACGGCCACCGGCTTCTTGGCGGACGCGTCGGCCGGACCGGGCTTCGCGGTGGTCCGCTCGTCGGCCACGGCGACGGGCTCCGTGTCGGGCTCGACGGCCTCGGCGACCTCGAGGATCTCGTCGGCCGCCTCACCGCGCCAGGCCCGCACGGTCTCCTCGCCGTGCTCGGCGACCTTCTCGTAGGTCTCGCGGGCCTTGACGGCGTACTCGGCGGCGACGCCGACACCGCGCAGCGCGAGGTCCTGGGCGGACTCGCCGATCTTCTTCAGGTCGGTGTCGAGCGTGCCGAGCACCTCGGTGACCTTGGCCTGGATGGCCGCCTGGGCCTCCTTGGCGCGGCCGGCCGCCTTCTCCTGGACGTCCTTCGGGTCGGTGTTGCGCACGGCCTCGAACCGGGCCGGGGCCTCGGCGCGCAGCTGCTCCACGATGCCGGGCACCTTCTTCGCCTGCTGATAGGCGAGCTCGGCCGTGCCGGCGGCGAAGTAGAGGGGGGTCGGGTTGCTGAGGGTCTTACGCAGGTCGTCGGTGATGGCCATGGCGTGGTCCTCCCGGATCACATCGGCTTCAGCTTGAGGGTTCGGCACCGCTGCTCCCGGCCGTGCGGGGGCCGTCGGCGGGGTGTTCCTGACTGTCGTGCTGTACCTCGGTCCCGTTCTCTTTCCTGAAGGACTCGTAGATCTGCAACAGCACTTGCTTCTGGCGCTCGTTGAGCGAGGGGTCGGCGAGGATGACGGCGCGCGTCTCCACCTCTTCCCGATCCCGCTCCGCATCGAGGATCCCGGCCCGCACGTACAGCGTCTCCGCGGAGATCCGCAGGGCCTTGGCCACCTGCTGGAGGACCTCCGCGCTCGGCTTGCGAAGACCGCGCTCGATCTGGCTCAGATACGGATTGGACACCCCGGCGGCATCGGCGAGCTGCCTGAGCGAGAGCTGCGCACTGCGGCGCTGCTCGCGCAGGTACTCACCGAGATTGCCGACGTTGAGCGATGCCATGCTCCGATAGTGCCTCGCCTGTGCTAACTATTGCAAGCGACTGCTTGCAAAAGTGCGCCACGCCACCCGGAAGGCGGCGTGAAACCTACGCGCGAGGGCCCGTTTCCGGTTCTCCGCCGAGGACTTGAGCGTCGATGACGTGCCCGCCCCCGGCCGGTCCGTTCCTGACGGGGCGGGTGAGGATCTTGGCCACGCACGCGGGTATGACCGCGCCCGGCTCGTGACTGCGGGCCCGGTACGCGCTCGGGGTCTCGCCGACCAGCTCGGTGAAACGCGAGCTGAACGACCCCAGCGACGTACAGCCGACCTCGAAGCAGACCTCCGTCACGCTCAGATCGCCCCGCCGCAGCAGCGCCTTGGCCCGCTCGACACGGCGGGTCATCAGATAGCTGTACGGGGTTTCGCCGAAGGCCGCCCGGAAGCTGCGTGAGAAGTGCCCGGGCGACATGTGCGCGGCACGCGCCAGGGCCGGGACGTCGAGGGGCTGCGCGTAGTCGCGGTCCATCATGTCCCGGGCCCGACGCAGCCTTACGAGGTCATCGAGCGTCACGCTGCCAGCGTACGGCCGGGCCCGGGCCCGCGTCCGGCCACTCGCCGCGAGACTCCGTTCCTCGTCCGGCCCTATTTCCCGTACGGATCGCCCGGATCACCGTCGAGGACGGTGACGACCAGGTGGCGCAGGCGCTCCGGTTCCGCGATCACGTCGATGCCCGTGATCAGGTCGCCGGTGACCGTGAAGACGAGCACCAGGAACAGGCGGCCGCCCGGCGCCATCACGAGGCCGGCCGAGCCGTCGATCAGCGCGGTACCGGTGAACAGGGCGCGGCCCGTGGCGGCCATCGCGCCGCGGGCCACCGTGGCGGCGCCGCGGACCACGACGGGCTCGGGGGTCGGGATGACCGTACGGTCCGCGTGGAGCACCACGTCCGGGTGGAGCAGGGCGACGAGCGCGTCGAAGTTCCCGCCGCGCGTGGCGGCCAGGAACGCCTCGACGACCTGGCGCCTGCGCGGCAGATCGTCGTCGGGCGCCGGGGCGACGCCCTTGACCCGGCGGCGGGCGCGGCTGGCGAGCTGCCTGGTCGCGGCCGGGGTCCGCTCGATCAGCGGGCCGATCTCGTCGAACGGCACGGCGAACATGTCGTGCAGCACGAAGGAGAGCCGCTCGGCGGGGGTCAGGGTGTCGAGTACGACGAGGAGGGCGACGCCGACCGAATCGGCGAGCAGCGCCTCCTCCTCGGGGTCACGCCCGTCCTCCGGGGCGGCGTCCGGGTCGGGGACGTACGCGTCGAGGGGGTCCTCACGGCGGTTCTCGCGGGCGCGCAGCATGTTGAGGCACACGCGCGACACGACCGTGGTCAGCCACCCGGTGAGGTTCTCGATGCCGGCCGGCGCGTCCCCGTCCCCCCGCTCCTCCCCGTCCTCGCGCTGCGCGTGCGCGTCGGCCGTACGGCTGAGGCGCAACCAGGTCTCCTGCACGGCGTCGTCCGCCTCGGTCACCGAGCCGAGCATCCGGTAGGCCACCGCGCGCAGCCGGGTCCGGTCCTTCTCGAAACGCTCGGAGAGCGATGCGTTCTCGTCCATCGGTCACATTCCTCGCTCGGCGCGGGTCAAAGAAGCAGACGTCGAGAACCTACCGACCCGGACGGGGCGCGAAGCCCCGGTCCGCGCAATCAACGGGAGTAGCCATGACTGCACCGATCCTGGTCACCGGCGGCACGGGCACGCTGGGCGGCCACGTCGTGCCCCTGCTGCGCAAGGCCGGCCACCCGGTCCGCGTGCTCAGCCGGCACGGCCGCGAGTCCGCCGACGGCGTCGAGTACGTGAGCGCCGACCTGCTCGACGAAGAAGACCCGGGACTGCGCACGGCGCTGACGGGGACCGAGATCGTCCTCCACCTCGCGGGCGGCCCCAAGGGCGACGACGTGGCGACCCGGAACCTGGTGCGGGCGGCGCAGCAGGCCGGGGTGAAGCACCTCGTCTACATCTCGGTGACCGGCGCGGACACGGTCCCGGTGGCCTGGGTCAAGAACAAACTGGCCGCCGAGCGGGCCGTCGCCGAGTCCGGCATACCGTTCACGACGCTGCGGGCCGCCCAGTTCAACGACCTCGTCCTCGGCGTGGTCGAGAAGATGACGAAGCTGCCGGTGCTCCCGGTCCCGGGCGGGCTCCGCTTCGAACCGGTCGACTCGCGCGACGTCGCCGCCCGCCTGGTGGAGCTGGCACTCGGCGAGCCGGCCGGCCAGGTACCGGACCTGGCCGGTCCCAAGGTGTACGGGATGGCCGAGCTGAGCGCCGGCTACCTCCGGGCCACGGGCAGGCGCAGGCCGAAGCTGCCGGTCCGCATCCCCGGGAAGGCGGGCCGCGCGTACCGGGCCGGGGAGAACCTGGCGCGCGCGGGTGCGGCCAGGGGCGAGCGGACGTGGGAGGCGTTCGTCGGCGAGCGGGTCGGCGGGTGACGGGGTGCACCGGACGCGCTCCCAGGGGTGTGCCAAGTTGCAGATAATCCGTAACGGATCAAATTGACTACCCTGGGACGCATGACCTCCATGGCGCCCACCCGCACCGAACCGGACCTCTCCTTCCTGCTCGACCGCACCAGCCATGTGCTGCGTACACAGATGGCGGCGGCCCTCTCCGAGATCGGCCTCACGGCCCGGATGCACTGCGTACTGGTGCACGCCCTGGAGGAGGAGCGCACCCAGGCGCAGCTCGCGGAGATCGGCGACATGGACAAGACCACGATGGTGGTGACGGTCGACGCCCTGGAGAAGGCGGGCCTCGCCGAGCGGCGCCCGTCGGCACGGGACCGGCGGGCGCGGATCATCGCGGTCACGGAGAAGGGCGCGCAGGTCGCCGTGGAGAGCCAGGCGATCGCCGACCGCGTCCACGAGGAGGCGCTCGGCTCGCTCCCCGGGGCGGAGCGCGAGGTTCTGCTGCGCGCGCTGAACCGCCTGGTCGACGGCCACCTGGCCACATCGCCCGAGAGCCCGCGCCCGGCACCCCGGAGGGCACGCCAGCGCTAGCCACCCACCCCCGCTCACCTACTCACCCCTACATGCGCCCGTAAAAGATAGTCTGCAACAAAACTATCTGCTACGGTCATTCCTGTTGGCCCACAGCGGCTCCCGCAGTGGCCCTTTGACAGGAGATGACCGCACATGCCTGCCGTGTCCGCACCGTTCCGCACCCTTCCGGCACTCCTCACCCCCCAGCGCTCCAGGTGGCCGGCCCTCGGCGTCCTGGCCACGGGGATGCTGATGACGGTCCTCGACGGCAGCATCGTGACCGTGGCGATGCCGGCCATCCAGAGCGATCTGGGGTTCACCCCGGCCGGCCTCAGCTGGGTCGTCAACGCCTACCTGATCGCGTTCGGCAGCCTGCTGCTGCTCGCCGGGCGGCTCGGCGACCTCGTCGGACGCAAGCGGCTGTTCCTCGTGGGCACGGCGGTCTTCACCGCGGCCTCGCTCCTGGCGGGCGTGGCCACGAGCCCCGCGGTCCTGATCGCGGCGCGGTTCCTCCAGGGCGTCGGCAGCGCGCTGGCGTCCGCCGTCAGCCTCGGGATCCTCGTCACGCTGTTCACCGAACCCCGCGAACGCGCCAGGGCCATCGCCGTGTTCAGCTTCACCGGAGCCGCCGGGGCCTCGATGGGGCAGGTCCTCGGCGGCCTGCTCACCGACGGCCTCAGCTGGCACTGGATCTTCTTCATCAACCTGCCCATCGGGCTCGCGGCCCTCGCGGTCGCCGTGCCCGCCCTGCCCCGCGACCGAGGCCTCGGGCTCAGGGCGGGGGCCGACACGGCCGGCGCGCTGCTCGTCACCGGCGGCCTGATGCTCGGGATCTACTCCGTCGTCAAGGTCGAGGAGTACGGCTGGACTTCGGCGCGCACGCTCGGGACCGGGGCCGTCGCCGCGCTCCTGCTCGCCGGGTTCTTCGTCCGGCAGGCAAGGGCACGTACGCCGCTCATGCCGCTGCGGATCCTGCGCTCGCGCAGCGTCGCCGGGGCGAACCTGGTCCAGATGCTGATGGTGGCCGCGCTGTTCTCCTTCCAGATCCTGGTCGCGCTCTACCTCCAGCAAGTCCTCGGCTACGGCGCCGCGGAGACCGGCCTCGCCATGCTCCCCGCCGCCGCCGTCATCGGCGTGGTCTCCCTCGGCGTCTCGGCCCGCCTCAACGCCCGCTTCGGCGAACGGAACGTGCTGCTCACCGGAATCGCGCTCCTCGTCGGCGTACTCGGACTCCTCGCCCGGGTCCCCGTGCACGCGCACTACGCCACCGACATCCTCCCGGTGATGCTCCTCGCGGCCGGTTTCGGCCTCGCCCTGCCCGCGCTCACCTCGCTCGCCATGTCCGGGGCGAGCGAGGCCGACGCCGGGCTCGCCTCCGGCCTCTTCAACACCACCCAGCAGATCGGCATGGCCGTCGGCGTCGCCGTGCTCTCCACGCTCGCCGCGTCCCGCACCCGCTCGCTCACCGCACAGGGCGGCACCCGCGCCGAGGCCCTCACCAGCGGCTACCACCTGGCCTTCACGGTCGGTACGGGTCTGCTGGTCACCGCGTTCGTGATCGCGTACGGGGTGCTGCGCAGGCCCCGTACGACGGCCTGATCAGCCCCCACACCCACCACCACACCGCACGGAGGCGTCATGACAGCGAAGAGTGGCCCCGCACCCCGGACCCTCACGGACGAAGAGCTCCACCTGCTGCTGGCCCGCGGCCGGTTCGGGACGCTGGCCAGCGTGCGGCGCACCGGGCACCCGCACCTGTCCACCGTGCTCTACCACTGGAATCCCGAGGAGCGTGTCGTGCGCGTCTCCACCACGACCGACCGCCTCAAGGCCCGTCAGCTGCGGAGCGACCCGCATGCCGCGCTGCACGTCACCGGCCCCGACCTGTGGTCGTTCGCCGTCGCCGAGGGCGAGGCCGAGGTGTCGGACGTGACGGCCACGCCCGGCGACGCCGCCGGGCGCGAACTGCTCGCCATGACGCCGGGGTTCGACGACCCCGCGCAGGAGGCGGAGTTCCTCGGCCGGCAGGTCGAGGAGAGCCGCGTGGTGATCAGGCTCCGCGTGACGCGGCTCTACGGGACGGCGCTCGACATCCCGAAGTGAGCGGGCGGCTCAGGACGCCGCGGAGAACGGCAGCGGCCGGCTGTGCACGACGTCGAGGCGGGACACGGCGCGGGTCAGGACGACGTACAGCCGGTGCAGGCCGCGGCGCTCGGCCTCGGCCACGGCGGCCGGCTCGACGGCGACGACATGGTCGTACTCGAGCCCCTTGGCGACGGACGCCCCGAGGACGGTCACGCGCGCCCGCGAATCATCCGGCCCGCCCACCTCGATCCCCTTGTCCGTCAGGGCCGTTCGCAGCAGCCGCACCGTCTCGTCATCGGCCGCGACGACGCCCACGGACCCCTCGTGCGCCAGCGCCTCGCGCACGGCGTCGACGGTCTCCGCGACGACGTCCTGCGTCTGACGGATCCTCACCTCGCCGTCGCGGCGCAGGGAACGGGCGGGCGGCACGTCCACGTCGAGGAGACCGAGGAGGCGGTTGGTGAGGGCGACGACCGCGCCGGGGACGCGGAATCCCGTCGTCAGGGGCGCGATCAGGGCGTCGGGCTTGCCCAGGTGGCCGAGCAGCTCGTCCCAGGTGCGGGCCGCCCACGGAGTGGTGCCCTGCGCGAGGTCGCCGAGGACGGTGAGCGAACCGTACGCGGCACGGCGCGCGATCGACCGGGCCTGCATCGGGGAGAGGTCCTGGGCCTCGTCGATGACGATGTGCCCGTAGCCGGCGGGGTGTTCGAGGAGTCCGGCGACCTCGTCGAGGAGGACGACATCGGCCGCCGACCAGGAGGCCGAGCGGAAGGAGCGCGGGGGCTTCGCCCACAGGATCGCCCGCTGCTCGTCGGCGTCGAGGATCCCGTCCGCCGCAGCGGCGAGCGCGTCCGGGTCGCCGAGGAGCCCGGCCACGACCTCCTCCGGCCGCACCCTGGGCCACACCGCGTCGACGTACGCGCTCATCGGCCGTGCCCTGCCGACCTTCTGCAACCAGAGGTTGTTCACCGGCCCCGACCTGCGTTCGGCCTGCTCCTGAAGGTGCCGCACGGCCCGGCTGCGTACGCGCTCCCGCCCGACGGCGTACGGCGGCTCCTCCTCCCGTACGCCCGCCACGATCCGCCCGAGCACACCGGCCGGCACGCGCCAGCGGTACGAACCGTCGGGGACGGCGAGGGAGTCGGTGACGGCCTCGGGGCGCACGCGGGAGTAGAGGGCGCGGCGCAGGACCTCGGCCATGCGGGCGTCGTGCTTCACGGCGGCCGCGGCCCCGGCGTCCTCGTACGTCCGCGCCCTGGCCACCGTCGTGCTGCTCTCCTCCACGAGGATCTCCTCGATGGTGGACTGCCGCACGCCGCTCTCGCCGAGCGCGGGCAGCACCTCGGAGATGTAGGTGAGGAAGGTGCGGTTGGGCCCGAGGATGAGGAGTCCGCCGCGCTGGACGCGCTGGGGGTGGGTGTAGAGGAGGTACGCGGCCCGGTGCAGGCCGACCGCCGTCTTGCCGGTGCCGGGGGCGCCCTGCACGCAGACGGAGGTGGCGAGATCGGCGCGGACGAGGTCGTCCTGGTCGGGCTGGATGGTGGCGGCGATGTCGCGCATCGGGCCGACGCGGGGGCGCTCGATCTCACGGGCGACGATGCGGCTGCCCGCACCGGAGGCGGGAGCGGACCCGGACCCTTCCGCGGACCCGCCGTCCACCGTGAGCCACTCGTCCTCCAGGCCGGTCAGATCGGCGGAGTCGCCCTTGCTCGCGGGGGCCCATCCGAAGCGGCGCCGGACCGCGACGCCTTGCGGTTCCTGGGGGCCGGCCTGGTAGAAGGCGCGTGAGACGGGGGCGCGCCAGTCGACGACGAGGGGCGGGGCGGACGGGTGTTCGACCACGCGCCGCCGCCCCACGTGGTAGCTCTGCCCGGCGTGGTCGCCGTCACCGTCGGCGAAGTCGAGGCGCCCGAAGAAGAGCGGGACCTCGGGCAGTTCGTGCAGCTCCTTGGCCTTGCTGCGCAGCTGGTACCCGAGCACTTCGGCGTCGGCCCCGGAGGCGGAGGCGTTCTCGCCGATGACGACCTGTTCGTCGGCGCCCTCGATCATCGCGGCGAGGGCGGCGCGGCAGAGGTCGTGGTGGTGGCGTTCCTGGACGAGGGTACGGAGATCGGCAGAATCGGTCACCGAACGAGAATAACGTAACCGAGTAACATTTTTTACTGACCCTCGAAATGCCCGAACGCCCCGAGCCCGCACTCCAACTGCCGAAACCCCAGCTCAGCGGCGTCCACGGCATCCGGCCACACCTCGTCGGCGCTCTCCCCCTCGGCGATCCGCCGCCAGTTCTCCAGAGCGAGAATCCGCTGTACGGCCACGATCTGCCCGGCCGCGAGCCGCGCCCCGGCCCCCTCGCCGAGCGCGCCGGCGAGGATCTTCTCCGACCGCTCCTGATACCCGTAGGCCCGCGCGACCAGCGAAGGGGTGCCGTAGAGCAGTCGGTGAAAGGCGAGCACCGCGGGGTGGTCGTTCAGCCCGGTCACCGGGTCGCGCCGCTCCAGCCCGTCGAGAAAGTACGCCCGCAGCGCGGCGAGCGGCGTCACGCCCCCACCCCGCCCGGCGACGACACGTGCGGCCTCGCCCTCGTGATCGGCGAACCGGTGCAGGACCAGGTCTTCCTTGGTGGGGAAGTACCGGAACAGGGTCGGCTTGGAGATCTCGGCGGCGGCCGCGACCTCGGCGACGGACACCTTGTCGAAACCCTTCTCCAGAAACAGCCCGATGGCCGCCTCGGAGATCGCCTGATACATCCGCTGCTTCTTCCGCTCACGGAGGCCCATGTCGCCGGTGTCGCCACTCATGGGCGAAAGCGTACGCAGGGCGGTCGGGTGTCACGCGCCGGGAAGCGGCCCCGCCGTCCGCGTACCGCCCTGGTCCCCGCCCGGGAGCGCACGGACCAGATAGGGATTCGTGACGGATCGCGTGCGGAGCCCCAGATTGGCCGTCGCCGCGTTGAGCGTCATCGCGTACGAGTCCACCGCCCTGCGGACGTTGGGGGCGTCGAGACTGGCGTTGGCGACGAGCCGGTCGAGGTCCACGTAGGCGGAACGGACGGTCTCCAGGCGGCGGTAGAAGCGCCGGTCGTCCTGCCAGCCCTTGGTGTACTCGTCGGGCAGCTGACGGCTCCAGCGGGCGAACATCCGTTCCTGGATCCCCGGAGCCGTCGGCGTCAGATGCATGTGGCGGATCAGGTCGTACAGGGGGTCGCCGACCATCGCCATTTCCCAGTCGATGAGGACGAGGCCGCCGTCCTCGCGGCGCACGAGGTTCCACGGGTTGAGGTCGCCGTGCAGGAGGACGGACGTACGCGGGGCCAACGGGCTTATCGTCAGCAGGTCGTCCAGGAAAGCGTGGTCGGGCAGGCCGAGCTGCC
This window contains:
- a CDS encoding C40 family peptidase; amino-acid sequence: MSRRSTTVMAAVALVSALTVLTAPGAAYASPARPAPPSTSDKSRDLEQVRAELDGLYHDAAVATEAYNAAEEKAEKQSGQIVQLAKDIVAGQKKLDRLKSRAGAAARQQYRDGGMPPEAQLMLSDDPSRFLDGADRMRQGQHATKGLLGEMARTQEDLQTYAQDATRNWKKLEAGRKEKARAQKKIKSKIAAAEKLESQLEKEERERLKKLEQQAEYKRQTAWLSSGVLKDIKGSASARGKKAVAFATGQLGKPYVWGAEGPGSYDCSGLTSQAWSAAGRPIPRTSQEQWKQLKHIAVKDMRPGDLIIYHDDASHVGMYIGDGAIVHAPRPGRNVTIAGAGSMAILGVVRPDA
- a CDS encoding PP2C family protein-serine/threonine phosphatase: MPVPVPRQRAIPAVEGGQAPAVPTPSVTLPRQPTASGAQSGGGGPLTLLVIEDDPTASLGVPELTDSAGKPIRVRTARNLTEAERLLTDDVHCILLDLALPAPGAATDADELETLRHVLRLAPRHAVLALTASGDAERGAEAVRVGAQDYLFRDELDGRLLGRAVRYAVERRRADVAQRKLAESRLRAQENARLERGLLPTPLLDGSPLRFAARYRPGRSRALLGGDFYDAVRTPDGTVHAMIGDVCGHGPDEAALGVELRIAWRALTFAGLCGDELLSTLQQVLEHERADDEIFATLCTVDISPDGRRAGLCLAGHPSPLIARPGRRAELLPYEDNGPALGLLPRARWPRRQVELGPTWSLMLYTDGLIEGRVGEGKQRLGQEGMVKMVRRKLVEGLRGEELIDATVNEARDLNGGDLTDDVAVVLLDRGN
- a CDS encoding DUF2516 family protein; this encodes MLMSAFGGLMWLLYTAMLVLAVVALVMAAFSREDAFRAADKQNKMFWLIILGIAVAVNLLVPMLFLQLAGLVATIVFFVDVRPALQQVSGGGRGRRGGGSSSDGPYGPYNGGR
- a CDS encoding helix-turn-helix domain-containing protein; translation: MASLNVGNLGEYLREQRRSAQLSLRQLADAAGVSNPYLSQIERGLRKPSAEVLQQVAKALRISAETLYVRAGILDAERDREEVETRAVILADPSLNERQKQVLLQIYESFRKENGTEVQHDSQEHPADGPRTAGSSGAEPSS
- a CDS encoding helix-turn-helix transcriptional regulator gives rise to the protein MTLDDLVRLRRARDMMDRDYAQPLDVPALARAAHMSPGHFSRSFRAAFGETPYSYLMTRRVERAKALLRRGDLSVTEVCFEVGCTSLGSFSSRFTELVGETPSAYRARSHEPGAVIPACVAKILTRPVRNGPAGGGHVIDAQVLGGEPETGPRA
- a CDS encoding sigma-70 family RNA polymerase sigma factor; translated protein: MDENASLSERFEKDRTRLRAVAYRMLGSVTEADDAVQETWLRLSRTADAHAQREDGEERGDGDAPAGIENLTGWLTTVVSRVCLNMLRARENRREDPLDAYVPDPDAAPEDGRDPEEEALLADSVGVALLVVLDTLTPAERLSFVLHDMFAVPFDEIGPLIERTPAATRQLASRARRRVKGVAPAPDDDLPRRRQVVEAFLAATRGGNFDALVALLHPDVVLHADRTVIPTPEPVVVRGAATVARGAMAATGRALFTGTALIDGSAGLVMAPGGRLFLVLVFTVTGDLITGIDVIAEPERLRHLVVTVLDGDPGDPYGK
- a CDS encoding SDR family oxidoreductase produces the protein MTAPILVTGGTGTLGGHVVPLLRKAGHPVRVLSRHGRESADGVEYVSADLLDEEDPGLRTALTGTEIVLHLAGGPKGDDVATRNLVRAAQQAGVKHLVYISVTGADTVPVAWVKNKLAAERAVAESGIPFTTLRAAQFNDLVLGVVEKMTKLPVLPVPGGLRFEPVDSRDVAARLVELALGEPAGQVPDLAGPKVYGMAELSAGYLRATGRRRPKLPVRIPGKAGRAYRAGENLARAGAARGERTWEAFVGERVGG
- a CDS encoding MarR family winged helix-turn-helix transcriptional regulator; translated protein: MTSMAPTRTEPDLSFLLDRTSHVLRTQMAAALSEIGLTARMHCVLVHALEEERTQAQLAEIGDMDKTTMVVTVDALEKAGLAERRPSARDRRARIIAVTEKGAQVAVESQAIADRVHEEALGSLPGAEREVLLRALNRLVDGHLATSPESPRPAPRRARQR
- a CDS encoding MFS transporter produces the protein MPAVSAPFRTLPALLTPQRSRWPALGVLATGMLMTVLDGSIVTVAMPAIQSDLGFTPAGLSWVVNAYLIAFGSLLLLAGRLGDLVGRKRLFLVGTAVFTAASLLAGVATSPAVLIAARFLQGVGSALASAVSLGILVTLFTEPRERARAIAVFSFTGAAGASMGQVLGGLLTDGLSWHWIFFINLPIGLAALAVAVPALPRDRGLGLRAGADTAGALLVTGGLMLGIYSVVKVEEYGWTSARTLGTGAVAALLLAGFFVRQARARTPLMPLRILRSRSVAGANLVQMLMVAALFSFQILVALYLQQVLGYGAAETGLAMLPAAAVIGVVSLGVSARLNARFGERNVLLTGIALLVGVLGLLARVPVHAHYATDILPVMLLAAGFGLALPALTSLAMSGASEADAGLASGLFNTTQQIGMAVGVAVLSTLAASRTRSLTAQGGTRAEALTSGYHLAFTVGTGLLVTAFVIAYGVLRRPRTTA
- a CDS encoding pyridoxamine 5'-phosphate oxidase family protein — encoded protein: MTAKSGPAPRTLTDEELHLLLARGRFGTLASVRRTGHPHLSTVLYHWNPEERVVRVSTTTDRLKARQLRSDPHAALHVTGPDLWSFAVAEGEAEVSDVTATPGDAAGRELLAMTPGFDDPAQEAEFLGRQVEESRVVIRLRVTRLYGTALDIPK